The genomic segment cgatttaattcaataaatgtttcgaaataaatattttattgggggcttttaaattgttatgaaaatattcaacaaataaaaaaattatacaatgatCATGTATAAAGTGCACGTGCTCATATGCCCactatactattaaaaaaatgtatttcaccCAAGGaattattgcaaattcaaattaataaaaacatgtatgtttttatttcatttttcttaCTAGATATCAAAGCCTGAggttaatacaatatttaaaatttctatatcAATGTCtatattcaaaatgtattgataaaaaaatgtttcagcACCTGAAGGAAGGGTCCTTCATAGATGATGATGCCATAGTGCAGCCAAATGAAGCGCAGAAAAGTGACTTGCTTGTTGTACACACAAAGAAGTATCTAAAGTCTCTCAAAGTATGTATagtttacattattacatagtataaaacaaatgtctgTTCGGccctatgtatgtttagatctttgaaactatgcaatggattttaatgttttttgtgGGTTTTCTTAATAGATAAAGTTCtagaaggtttatatgtatgtaacatgCTTAATAATTCATCTACGCCTATGCCAGGGTTGGACACTAGTATTATTTTAGCAATtgctaaaataatgtttacattattttgaattgtGTTTGCTGGATaacatgattatttaaattttcagtgGAGTGTGAACGTTGCAATGATAGCAGAGGTTCCTGTGGTGGCCTGTTTGCCCAACATCTTAGTGCAACATGCATACTTGAGACCTATGAGGTATGTGTGCAATTTTGTAGTTTGATTtcctttaatttaattttaagtgtcTGTTTCACCGTTATCATCTATCAGGTACTTTAAGTTAAAAAgtctgaatttaaaaaacgCTTTGTAGGATTCAGTGTAAAGTGTATCACCATTTTGTATCTGGTTCTCTTACTACAACCTTCGGCACATAAGTTGAACCAAAATGGCGGCCGACAGCGCAGGTTTAATTAGAGATGAAATTAATAGAAAGGATTTTTAgtggttattatttatgaaaaaataaacgagtattttgaatttcgcGGATAACCACGAAAAATCCCATAAATCTCTAATTAAACCTGTGCTGATGGCTGACAGTCACCATTTTGGTTCAACTTATGTGCTGAGGattgtactatttttatttggtgaTCATGTCTGTTTATTCATTTACGTTGGGCGTCACATGTAGCATTGAGTGAGATGCTAGATAACTTTAAATGGTATGTTCAGTAACTTATAAAACAATGAAGTACTTATGATTATCCTAGCAAATGTAAACATACACTGCAAGTATAAGGGAGCGGCATACCGTCATCCCCTACTAACAGCATAAGGGTGTGCTACGAATCAAGGCGTTCCGTCAACCCCGTACTCCGTTGTTCACTTGAGGCATACCTAAGAAATTAATCAATCCGCTGTCCGTTGTTCGGTGTTCCTGCACACCTGTGATGGCGAAACGACCCGAACCCTTACGAGGACTGCCAATGGTGGGCTATATAAACCGAACAACGGACAGCGGATTGATTCACTTCTTAGGTATGCCTCAAGTGAACAACGGACGGCAAATGCATCTGGTATGACTTTTAGACTCACACACTATCTAGTGTGTGTGTCTAAAAGTCATACCAGATGCATtgaggcgacttgaataatttATGACACCAATAACACACTCATGAATGAAGTGGATCAAGGATGAACAAGAAAGGAGTATCATTTGAGTAtcaaatgacagaacgaaatggaaggaacttacatactgtgccccatatgagtgggataaggtcaagaagaagaagaatgaatgaatgtacGTCTAGTAAAAAATTGCAGGTTGCAAACCGGTGGTTCGATTCTTGGTGGTAAGTTGGCGTTGGAGCGGGGCTGGGCTATCAATGTGGGCGGCGGCTTCCACCACTGCAGCGGCGAGGCGGGCGGCGGCTTCTGTCCCTACGCCGACATCACGCTGCTCATACGCTTCCTCATCAACGCTGGCAAGATCGAGACCGCTATGATTGTGGATTTGGACGCGCACCAGGTATGTGTATTGTCATCATATAtcatttaatatgtattattattcttaCGTACATAACACACGAATAAATCTACAAAACTAGTGGACCTACATTAAAAGGGCTAACAACTTAAATTGAAACACTTTTTACCATACCATTAGCATTCTTATAGGGTACTGAAGAAAGAAGgcgaggcctttgcccagcactGGGATACAACAACAggttagaataaaaaaaattaggataCTGGCagctatgtaaaaaaaataaatttcatccaCTCTTTCGGCAGGGTAACGGCTACGAGCGCGACTTCATCGGCGTGCCGGAGGTGTACATAATGGACATGTACAACAAGCACATCTATCCGCGAGACAAGGACGCCAAGCGCGCCATCCGCCGGAATGTGGAGCTCAACACTCACGTGGAGGACCTCGCCTACATGCTACAGCTGCGGCAGTCAGTACACAAGCTTCTTAAGGGTCGTGCATTAATCACGTGAGGCTTGAAAGGGGAGGGGGTTTGTCCACGTATCAAGGGGTAGTGGGGGGGGAGTGATCCTagcaatgttaaaaaaaaatcacttgaTTAAAGCAAGGCCTCTTAGCGTGTTCACTCGGTGTATGTTATCAGCTAAGACCAATAGTAAGCCACCAATCATATAGATCCCTCAGCGTGTCAAGGGATATAAGATTCAGGGGGAAGGTGCTCTGATAGTGGGTTAAGGGATACCGAAGCATATCTCCCCGTCCTTATTAGTTGGCTGAATCCCTATAAATACGCATATGTTACTGAGTCGAGTATATACAGGGTgttaggaccactccatatcctctcggggatgtcgtatgaggcgactaagggacacaaagcgTTAACAGCTGattggcaacaatagcattcccaaagagggttgacgacATGCAAATGCAAAGGTTgcaaaatcatagccaaatcttccaaatttaattgCAATTCTACTACGATAACCctgggctttggggcgtcacagcaaTGCAactgagagagagagaatacaGATGTGActtaataaaagcttataaaatatatgtatttcttgtAGAAATCTCAAAGCGGCCCTGCAGGAGTTCAAGCCGGACATTCTCGTTTACAACGCCGGCACCGACGTCCTCGACAACGACCCACTAGGTCTTATGAGGATCAGTGAAATTGTAAGCAGGATTATTCTGTTTCTTGTTGGTCTaaatagtcgtatttcctcatagctgagggttgtggtcattacgtggaattaaacacgaacaacaactttcttgccacttttaatggagtggttttccattgccgtctccatttcaaacacaagttaatcaaccagtgtgcaggtttcccaACTCtgtaaattgtgtaaaattattttttttctagaaaaatcgttttaatttattaatgattttaaattaatgcttAAAATCTCttgaatatttcataaaaaatgtctgtCTTAATTTGCGTAGAACGACTACTATTCTATAATACGCAACTcgctaataatattttctttataggGCATCATCAAACGAGACGAATTCGTATTCCAAATATGCAGGGAGCAACGAATTCCTATAGTGATGCTCACGAGTGGCGGGTACCTTCCAAAAACGGCCAAAATCATATCAGACTCCATCATCAACCTTCACAACAAAGGCCTAATAAGTGGGAAGCGAGAGAAAGGAGTCCAATAGGGAATCTCACGcaaatataatactaataaactGAAGACAATGACCAGCCGTTACCAATACCTACCGGTACCTGACAATATTAAAGTCCATACAATTTTCTACCACAAAGCGACAAgataagaacaaaatataaatgccCCGTTTCTTCTTGTGTACTTATAATATGCTCTTTCTTGTGTGAGCGGaacaaaatatgtgtatagtatagatactatacacatattttgtaaaatacaacTTGAGTTATATGACAGCAGGATGAACTGATACATTCGAAATGAGAGCGACAGAGAAAGATGTTTATTTTCGTACTATTTGACATCTGTCATTATAATCAAGTTATTACGAACTATACGTACTATGATGTTGGTAGTGTGCCATCTGTGTCGggctttgcgtaatattccCTATTCCACGTAGCATATACTTAGATGCTATTTCGAGTCTAACTCGCTATGGCAACACTGAACGCTGGAGTTGCTCCGAGTGAAACCCGATATAGCAACACTGGACGTCAGTGTTGCCaatgattttggaaaaaaaaatattccaatttaGAAATTTTGATCTCAAGTGCCAAGTTTATTTATCGCAAATCGAATTTGCAATTCTAGAATAAAATTCTATAGAAATCCAGTATTACtatgtgatataaaaaatatatttatttacatattcaatGTTTAGCTtcgaagttttatttttcaataaatactgttttttttctattgattCTGTAGTTTCATTcggaaaataaaaacgtagaaatatgaataaaagtttattaaagCTACAGCCATAGACatataaagtaatatattaatattgcaCATTATATTATCACAACGAAATTGCCTTTGCTCATAGTACTTAGTTTGTGTACAAAAAGTtgcatttgtaaatataaatgtgatattACGATGTTTATATGgacagaaattaaaaacaatatgtgCGAAACAATATGTATGTGTGAATGGGACCACAGAGAGAAGCTGTTGACctcctaaatattatataacaggTTCAGGGTGACATACTGAAACCACTGTGCAACTTGAAAAccagataatttattacacacTTAATAGACacaatctttaaattatagttatatttagtACTGAATTAtggatatttttacaatttgagTCCAGTTTTATCTAAACCtgtctgtatatatattttttagttccaCAAAGtgtcatattttaatgttctCCCGTTCAAACAagacaacatttttacaatatttttgacattgaatattttcatattcttCATATGATGATTTCagtttatgaaaaatacatattcgaaatgtagatttttcaaaaattgctTGTTACCTAAATAgagaacataaaattaattaaggaaCTTCTTTTTGTAAAGCCACTCTTGAATATAGCCCTAAATAACCCTAAATTATATCGTAATACTAGTGTCATAGAGAGTTTGTAGAAAAGACCTGAGCGCCTCGCAAACTTTAATTTCTATGTTTAGGTCGAACGAATTGGATAAGGGTTAAACTGGCCCTACGTCTATTTTCACGTATACTATATGTGAATGTTtcatactatatttcataaataaacctAAACAGAATCTAGTACTTTCGAACACAGCCACATAACCTGAAAATCGCGTGGCAAGGCCCCATTCTATCGGGTGGTAGTGTTGAACTGCGCGTAGTACTCGTCGGTAGGAGTGTTATTGTTGACCACGTCGCGGTAGTACTTCTCTTTCTCCTTCTGCTGCAGGGCCAAGAGTTGGTTCTCTTCCATCAGCTGGCGAGCGATCTCactggaaatatattttatcattaagtaATAATCTTCCATGCTGGTCTGGGAATGAACGAAAAATATAGAATGCGCTAGCTGCGACTCCCACGCaggttgtaaaagtcaatcaagggaaatggctataaattaaagattCTTATAGACGATGGGCTAGCGATATTTTAGTGATCATTTAAAGATGAtttatatgtgtgtgtatctctagtaaaatttatgtacttcTGGCTCACTGCACGTTTGGGCAACTACTGATTCCGTGAGTGGCTTTGTAACTTACCGTCTCTTCCTTTGGTCCGCAATGTCCTGGCGCGCCACCTCCCTCTGGATAGACTTTGCCAACGCCTGCCACTCGGCTTCCATTTTGTCCGCGGCCTCGCGTTTTGCCTGgacatttaaaactattttatcaaataatcaTTATCCGAAATTATTCAAAGCTTCCGTGAGAGGCAGAAGTCTGGAagcgaaagaaaaaaatccatGTGCTAACAACCTGTCACCACGTGTATTTCTGAATCTGAATTTCATCAAACCCGTACCGTTTCGTGAGTTTTGTCTATCGTGGTATACAGAGCCAAGAAAGTCTATTTGTGTATATATTGTAGGCATAAAAACGTGAAACTATATTCGTGTTTCATCACCCATGATATGTACACTTTCATAAAAAGGATAATGTTTTAGTCTGTAGGTAGACATAGTATAGACATTTTTAGGCATTTGTCACTGGTAACACACATCTAgctaattactattattacacCATTCCCGATAATAAAAGCAGCTTCCATATAATAGTTTATGCAATATTGTACCTTAGAAGCTATCATTTGTTCTTTTTGGGCAGCGTAGAACTTCTTGAGCTCTTCTTGGTTCATACCCTTATACATGAAACCGATAGCCCTGTCACACACATGGAACAGGTAAGTAAGGGGgcaatagttttaataataatttacctaataaaaaacataatttaggttgcttgattttaactttttatagatatttcttCTTTATCCAAAGAGAAAACATCACGAGGAAATCTTTGTGTGTTGTGGAATTGGTAAAGTCATTTAAGtactaataatacaaatgattgtgatgaattttttcaattaacatTCTCTCTTATTTTCTCGGGTCCTTAGCTCTCCGTAGCTGTGTAGCGAGCCCAGGATCCGGTGTCCTATTTTCTATTCCTTTTGCACGGCcttcggcatccctagttatcTGACCACTGTCACGCATATCACCCTTGACGACAAGCCAgtacttcttgggtttgccccttatGCCAGGGCCGGGTGGGAGGTGCATAGTCAAGACTTTAGTTCCTTACGCAAGACGTGGCCATACAAGCATATTCAGCATTCATACGAGTATAGTAGCAGTTTATCTGCTAGATGACGATGTGGTTATGACAATCTCTTATAtgagcgtattcccggttaCATCCTCAGCTATTGAGCGACGGAGCCCAGGGTATGTTTGAGGAGCGGtaattactatatattacCTATTCTTTCCAAGCGCACTTTTAGCGACGTCCGGATTTTCAGTGAGCATATCAGAAGTTAGGTTGTTATACATCTCCGCAGTGTTGTCCGCCTCCTCCTGCTCCTTGAACACCTGATCCATCTGCTTCTTCTCTGTTGCCTGGCaacacaaattattaaataatagggtcaaatcacacaaattgatatTGACAGACAAAGATACGAAATCAGCAGatcgggcaaatatttgtctgcaaTTTGTCTGTTCTGGGTATTTTGTGCCCATCGaacccgcgatacaagcttagtgcttattgtggaccgttgagtgttgtccatttatgtatttattgagtTTGACACTTGTGTTTTACTAACGATACTAtactttattacatttaaatgcGGGGTCGAGAGCTCGCCGTGCATTCTGCGCTGCTGCATACATTCCTGAACGCACTGCCTCCCTTACATCTTAATTCATTTGCACGAACTATGTCTCAAGTGTCTCACAGGTACATAGGTAAGTAGTAGTGTTATTTTCCATTCTACTCGGTTCCCTGCCCTAGATTTTACCTCCCATGTGAGACGATCATAATATACGATCCATCGACAAGAACCTCGTTCATACTCCTAAATCTATTGATTGAATGATAGATTGTACGAATACAGACCAAAGCCTCATTATATCGTAGGTTGGCTTGTCCCAGACGGTAGCGACACTCGCGTTCCAGCTTGTCCAGCTCGCTCGCTCGGGCGTCGCGGGCTTTTATCGCCATCTgaaacatttacataattattagtGTGGGTGATGTTGATGTAGTGTTAAATGAGGTTTGGAGTGAGGTTCGCAGTACAATAGGATCACACCATATCGACGTTACATTCGAGGTGAGGACGCGAAGCCCGggaaaataaactatacaatCAGCCTTCTTCCATGATCTTCGAATCCTGAATCGTAAAAGCTTTGGCAAGACGTGTAATGAGACGCATATATGATTAAGTACTCACCATGTAGGCAGCCTCAGCTTTCTTCCTCTCGTCTTCGGCCGCCATCCGCTCCTGTACTTGCTGTTCTAGCCAGGAGTTTTTCTGCGCGGCCATGACTTTGCGACGCTCCTCAAACTCCAGGTCCTCGCCTTCAAATCTGAAAGATAGCATGGCTTATTATTTCTTAGTTGAGAAGGCCAAGACTCAGAATGCTATAAATTCTCAATAGTCCAATTAAATCGACACGAACAAAAAGAAGCACCATAAGGGTGATCAGCGTCCTTATTCATGGATATGGAGAAGTCTTGTCATAGAGCCACTCGTcactaaacatattttcaaagcAATTGGCATCGCATAGCATGGCACTAGCATATAGTAGAGAATTTGGCATttatatgtggccgtccaaatcaaaagggaccttatggcggctggcacttaggtctttattggcGTTGTTCggatacaaaacaacggcaataatgagCTAAGTgtagccgccataaggtcccttttgatttgccATCAATCCTTTTGATTAGCCGTCCAAGGCCATAAGATCTTGGACAGCCGCATATTTTCTAGTTTTGAATATGTCTCATCAACTCTTACTTTTGCGCACTGGACATGCCGACAGGCGGCCCG from the Plodia interpunctella isolate USDA-ARS_2022_Savannah chromosome 20, ilPloInte3.2, whole genome shotgun sequence genome contains:
- the HDAC11 gene encoding histone deacetylase 11; its protein translation is MTSLYFDIADNQWPLIYHEKYNISFWGLEKLHVFDAKKWGNIIKHLKEGSFIDDDAIVQPNEAQKSDLLVVHTKKYLKSLKWSVNVAMIAEVPVVACLPNILVQHAYLRPMRLQTGGSILGGKLALERGWAINVGGGFHHCSGEAGGGFCPYADITLLIRFLINAGKIETAMIVDLDAHQGNGYERDFIGVPEVYIMDMYNKHIYPRDKDAKRAIRRNVELNTHVEDLAYMLQLRQNLKAALQEFKPDILVYNAGTDVLDNDPLGLMRISEIGIIKRDEFVFQICREQRIPIVMLTSGGYLPKTAKIISDSIINLHNKGLISGKREKGVQ
- the LOC128678822 gene encoding RIB43A-like with coiled-coils protein 2, which produces MMKMQIANEADRKESQNRERRRQCELERRSRIFNARNRKIGVDVPFLERQIGEKRAERDEQNRRDLAFATQMIKDSNLAVVLEAREKEERRRIGLEIDAYRQSYQRPEDRREFDLNDPDVLKKQLPPRATDGPPVGMSSAQKFEGEDLEFEERRKVMAAQKNSWLEQQVQERMAAEDERKKAEAAYMMAIKARDARASELDKLERECRYRLGQANLRYNEALATEKKQMDQVFKEQEEADNTAEMYNNLTSDMLTENPDVAKSALGKNRAIGFMYKGMNQEELKKFYAAQKEQMIASKAKREAADKMEAEWQALAKSIQREVARQDIADQRKRREIARQLMEENQLLALQQKEKEKYYRDVVNNNTPTDEYYAQFNTTTR